A genomic window from Agreia sp. COWG includes:
- a CDS encoding M23 family metallopeptidase codes for MLIGLTTTPAAVAAEDFPSWSEVEAARSDESSKQGQITEITTLIAQIESDLAQAQQLSIDLTDEWEIAQLALDEAGAEARDLAEQASAAQVEADSARATVGQLVSSLVKVGGADQLTAQVLLSGDNTEDFLGRLATASRLSQSVNDMYVAAETASNTAQALTDQAVVAESERARLADDAQTAMDAAIAASQEVEAQRAAQLQNSETLKAQLAVLTENRQATEADYTRGEEVRRAAAEAAAAAAAAAAASNGGYPQLDSGQLSDQGWTRPVSGRMSDGYGPRIAPTAGASTFHNGADLGAGCGTPVYAAATGTVNYAGWFGGFGNWVQLSHGAGVQTSYAHNSQLLVGSGESVVAGQLISLAGTTGVSTGCHLHYEVSIDGSRVDPAAFMAARGAPLR; via the coding sequence TTGCTGATCGGACTGACCACCACCCCTGCAGCGGTCGCGGCAGAAGATTTCCCGAGTTGGTCCGAGGTCGAGGCTGCCCGCTCCGACGAGTCCTCGAAACAGGGTCAGATAACTGAAATCACGACCCTGATCGCACAGATCGAATCCGACCTCGCTCAAGCCCAACAACTCTCCATCGATCTCACCGATGAGTGGGAGATTGCACAGCTCGCTCTCGATGAAGCGGGCGCGGAAGCACGCGACCTCGCGGAGCAGGCCTCTGCTGCACAAGTCGAGGCAGACAGCGCCCGCGCAACGGTTGGTCAACTCGTCTCCTCGCTTGTCAAAGTGGGGGGAGCCGATCAACTAACGGCTCAAGTACTGCTGTCCGGTGATAACACGGAAGACTTCCTCGGACGACTTGCCACCGCATCTCGCCTGTCGCAAAGCGTCAACGACATGTACGTGGCAGCGGAAACCGCTAGCAACACCGCGCAAGCACTCACAGACCAAGCCGTCGTTGCCGAATCCGAACGGGCCCGGTTGGCCGACGATGCGCAAACGGCTATGGATGCCGCCATCGCCGCCTCCCAAGAAGTGGAAGCGCAACGAGCAGCCCAACTACAGAACTCCGAAACCCTCAAAGCCCAACTAGCTGTACTCACCGAGAATCGGCAAGCCACCGAAGCTGACTACACCCGCGGAGAAGAAGTCCGCCGTGCAGCAGCCGAAGCAGCGGCGGCAGCGGCCGCCGCGGCTGCAGCCTCGAACGGCGGGTACCCGCAGCTCGATAGCGGCCAGCTCTCAGACCAAGGGTGGACGCGACCCGTCAGCGGCCGAATGTCCGACGGGTACGGCCCCCGAATTGCGCCCACCGCGGGTGCAAGCACCTTCCACAACGGCGCCGACCTCGGTGCCGGATGCGGCACCCCCGTCTACGCTGCAGCTACTGGCACGGTGAACTACGCCGGCTGGTTCGGAGGGTTCGGCAACTGGGTACAACTCAGCCACGGCGCCGGCGTACAAACCAGCTACGCCCACAACAGCCAACTTCTCGTCGGTTCGGGCGAATCGGTCGTTGCGGGCCAACTGATCTCCTTGGCGGGCACTACAGGCGTCTCCACCGGCTGCCACCTCCACTACGAAGTAAGCATCGATGGCTCACGCGTCGACCCAGCGGCGTTCATGGCTGCCCGCGGCGCACCGCTCAGGTGA
- a CDS encoding DUF6804 family protein, with product MKRTQKKRIPVIRPGLPPAILGALCLLVALALIGTDYYLYVRYAVSVLALIFAVISVQYRQWWWALPVLPLAVLWNPAWPLSFTDQTWQLLIFLGSAIFLVVGICLRSPDDKETAAKRSVS from the coding sequence ATGAAACGGACGCAAAAAAAACGCATCCCCGTCATCCGCCCGGGCCTGCCTCCTGCCATCCTGGGCGCTCTCTGTCTCCTGGTCGCCCTCGCCCTGATCGGGACCGACTACTACCTCTATGTGCGCTACGCCGTCAGCGTCCTTGCGCTCATCTTCGCCGTCATCAGCGTCCAGTACCGCCAATGGTGGTGGGCTCTGCCGGTTCTCCCGCTTGCCGTCCTCTGGAACCCGGCATGGCCGCTGAGCTTCACCGACCAAACATGGCAACTGCTGATATTCCTCGGATCCGCCATATTCCTCGTCGTGGGCATCTGCCTACGCAGCCCAGACGATAAAGAGACGGCCGCAAAACGTTCTGTGAGCTAA
- a CDS encoding copper resistance CopC family protein, with protein MKTRTSIRYSVALVALTIVAVLFGAAPTATAHDALASSTPAADETVATAIDQVQLNFNEAPLAGFDAGIAIAVLDPAGTDISTGNVVVDGATLTKSITPTTAGSYQVLWQTVSVDGHPISGQYAYTYTVEPAPLPATTTPQETSTPSPTPATSTSTSTAAPADVPLDSDDVYARIFPVALLGGIVVVLIVVAIAIIVSVRGRRRQDEKPTR; from the coding sequence ATGAAAACCCGCACAAGCATCCGCTACAGCGTCGCCCTCGTCGCCCTCACGATTGTCGCCGTGCTCTTCGGCGCGGCCCCGACCGCGACAGCGCACGACGCCTTAGCCTCATCCACCCCCGCCGCTGACGAGACTGTCGCAACAGCCATCGACCAGGTGCAGCTGAACTTCAACGAAGCCCCCTTGGCGGGCTTCGATGCGGGCATCGCCATCGCGGTCCTTGACCCTGCCGGAACCGATATCTCTACCGGCAATGTCGTTGTCGACGGCGCCACGCTGACCAAATCGATCACCCCGACCACCGCAGGCAGTTACCAGGTGTTGTGGCAAACAGTGTCCGTCGATGGACACCCGATTTCCGGCCAATATGCCTACACGTACACGGTCGAGCCCGCGCCCCTCCCGGCCACAACAACACCGCAGGAAACATCGACACCATCACCCACCCCGGCGACCTCAACGTCAACGTCAACGGCGGCACCAGCAGACGTTCCCCTGGACAGCGATGACGTGTACGCCCGCATCTTCCCCGTGGCGCTCCTAGGCGGCATAGTTGTGGTCCTCATCGTCGTCGCCATCGCGATCATCGTTTCCGTCCGTGGACGCCGCCGCCAAGACGAAAAACCAACCCGATGA
- a CDS encoding cytochrome c oxidase assembly protein — MTGDPSGPVWVPTQAPDLSEFLAPNVQPVPLLPAIGIVLFVAYSCGALRLWATGRRWSVTRTICFLSGCSILIVTMGAGLEGYGYRLFSVFMFQQLTLMMAIPPLLVLGSPGTLLLKTIPHRGVGILIQRAALMGLRSRGARLILHPAVMIPLFLFTFYGLYLSGIASTLLESWSGHVGLELLFLASGILFTIPLISADPLPARQSHLGRLLDLFAEMPLHAFFGVIVMTATIPLVTYFATPPSSWGIDPIQDQLIAGGLAWSYGELPTLIIVLVLLTRWHRDDTTRATAADKRHDKHGNADLDAYNDYLTHLNQRATRSRTTKETP, encoded by the coding sequence ATGACCGGCGACCCGAGCGGCCCCGTCTGGGTACCGACCCAAGCTCCTGATCTCAGTGAGTTCCTGGCCCCCAATGTGCAACCGGTCCCCCTTCTTCCCGCCATCGGAATAGTGCTGTTCGTTGCCTACAGCTGCGGGGCCCTTCGACTCTGGGCGACGGGCCGACGCTGGTCTGTGACCCGCACCATCTGTTTCCTCTCCGGCTGCAGCATTCTGATAGTCACGATGGGCGCTGGCCTCGAAGGGTACGGCTACCGCCTGTTCTCTGTGTTTATGTTCCAGCAGCTCACCCTGATGATGGCTATCCCTCCGCTGCTCGTCCTCGGATCGCCCGGAACCCTGCTGCTCAAGACCATTCCTCACCGAGGCGTTGGCATCCTCATCCAACGTGCCGCGCTTATGGGATTGCGCTCTCGCGGGGCTCGCTTGATCCTGCACCCGGCGGTCATGATCCCTCTGTTCCTGTTCACCTTCTACGGTTTGTACCTCAGCGGAATCGCCAGCACGCTGCTCGAGAGTTGGAGCGGACACGTCGGATTGGAACTACTGTTCCTGGCCAGCGGAATCCTCTTCACCATTCCCCTCATCTCGGCCGACCCTCTCCCCGCCCGCCAATCGCACCTCGGTCGACTCCTCGACCTGTTCGCCGAAATGCCCCTGCACGCATTCTTCGGAGTCATCGTCATGACCGCCACAATTCCGCTCGTCACCTACTTCGCCACCCCGCCCTCGTCTTGGGGAATAGACCCGATCCAAGACCAGCTCATCGCCGGAGGCCTCGCCTGGTCATACGGAGAACTGCCCACACTCATCATCGTTCTCGTTCTCCTAACCCGGTGGCATCGGGACGACACAACCCGCGCCACAGCCGCCGACAAGCGACACGACAAACACGGCAACGCCGACCTCGACGCCTACAACGACTACCTCACACACCTCAACCAACGCGCCACCCGCTCACGCACGACGAAAGAAACCCCATGA
- a CDS encoding cytochrome c oxidase assembly protein, with the protein MSGKIGTPQRSSRVRLLGAPALLLVSTLVVASTLAIIAWSRQPALLIDAGPIVDVGLPIVKSLINLASGVVVGALVLACFALPIGKPAYNTSLDLAAGAACVWAVLSFAASVLAYFSLAGPVSAEIFPASFGQFLTTVTIGQAWLSTTLAGAILAVLCFATRAPWLVAIATIIAFASLIPLALQGHAAGAGSHSAASSALWLHAAAAATWVGGLVVTTILLARTQRSEAVVLLRRYSSIALISFVLVAASGLISTVIRFDQVSQLWTTEYGRILLIKVAVLLALGAAGAVNRRILIRSIETAPRIFRTLAWLVMSELVLMGVASGTAVVLARTPPPISETIAVTRSEILTGQPLPAPLTVARFFDTWTIDPIWAIGAVFGIVLYLAAVSRLRRRGDRWPASRTISWIIGLVILVYATNGAPAVYGTYLFSQHMLEHMTLGMIVPIFLVLGSPVTLALRAIYPRKDGSRGMREWLLDLTRLRLTAVLTHPVVVAVLFVGSTIIFYFTPLFGWSLEDPVGHQWMIAHFLIVGYLFALTMIGTDPLPYRFPYPLRLVTLLVVMASHAFFGLSIITSTDLFLPAWYGVITEGWTTNPLADQQAAGGVAWSVGEIPTLVLAITMVTLWSRSDARETKRLDRNADRTGDKDLSEYNAMLESLQHRKPTR; encoded by the coding sequence GTGAGCGGGAAGATCGGGACACCTCAGCGATCTAGCCGTGTTCGTCTGCTCGGCGCTCCCGCGTTGCTACTGGTCAGCACACTCGTTGTCGCCAGCACCCTGGCCATCATCGCGTGGTCTCGACAACCGGCCCTTCTCATCGACGCGGGGCCTATCGTCGATGTCGGACTGCCCATAGTCAAAAGCCTGATCAACCTAGCCTCCGGGGTCGTCGTTGGCGCCCTGGTTCTGGCCTGCTTCGCTCTTCCTATCGGCAAACCGGCCTACAACACATCCTTGGACCTCGCTGCAGGGGCCGCCTGTGTGTGGGCGGTGCTCTCTTTCGCCGCATCGGTTCTGGCGTACTTCTCGCTCGCCGGTCCGGTGTCCGCGGAAATCTTCCCTGCGAGTTTCGGTCAATTCTTGACCACCGTCACGATCGGCCAAGCGTGGTTGAGCACCACTCTGGCTGGGGCCATCCTGGCTGTGCTCTGTTTCGCGACACGCGCCCCGTGGCTCGTCGCCATCGCAACGATCATTGCGTTCGCCTCGCTGATCCCCCTCGCTCTGCAGGGCCATGCCGCTGGCGCCGGCAGCCACTCCGCCGCGTCTTCTGCACTCTGGCTGCATGCGGCAGCCGCGGCCACCTGGGTGGGTGGGCTCGTCGTGACGACCATCCTGCTCGCGAGAACACAACGCAGCGAGGCCGTCGTCCTGCTCCGTCGGTACTCGAGTATCGCGTTGATCAGTTTCGTACTGGTCGCCGCATCCGGGCTGATCTCGACCGTCATCCGATTCGACCAGGTCTCGCAACTGTGGACGACCGAGTACGGAAGGATCCTGCTGATCAAGGTTGCGGTTCTCCTCGCGTTGGGTGCGGCGGGCGCAGTCAATCGGCGGATCCTGATCCGCAGTATCGAGACCGCTCCTCGGATTTTCCGCACCCTCGCCTGGTTGGTGATGTCGGAACTGGTGCTGATGGGTGTGGCGTCCGGCACTGCAGTGGTTCTCGCCAGGACGCCGCCACCCATCAGCGAAACGATCGCCGTCACCAGATCCGAAATTCTGACAGGTCAGCCCCTGCCTGCACCGCTCACCGTGGCACGATTCTTCGACACCTGGACGATCGACCCGATCTGGGCAATCGGTGCCGTGTTCGGAATCGTGCTCTACCTCGCCGCCGTTTCTCGACTTCGTCGACGCGGAGACCGATGGCCTGCGAGTCGCACGATCTCGTGGATTATCGGCCTCGTCATTCTCGTCTACGCCACCAACGGCGCCCCAGCCGTATACGGGACGTACTTGTTCAGCCAGCACATGCTGGAGCACATGACCCTCGGCATGATCGTGCCGATCTTTCTCGTCCTCGGCTCCCCTGTGACGCTGGCCCTGCGTGCCATTTACCCGCGCAAAGATGGCAGCCGAGGCATGCGAGAGTGGCTCCTCGACCTCACCCGCCTTCGTCTCACAGCTGTCCTGACGCACCCGGTGGTCGTCGCTGTGCTGTTCGTCGGGTCGACGATCATCTTCTACTTCACGCCACTGTTCGGGTGGTCACTCGAGGACCCGGTCGGGCACCAGTGGATGATCGCCCACTTCCTCATCGTCGGGTATCTCTTTGCGTTGACAATGATCGGAACCGACCCACTCCCGTACCGGTTCCCATATCCGCTGCGGCTGGTCACGCTCCTCGTGGTCATGGCATCACACGCGTTCTTTGGGCTCAGCATCATCACGTCCACGGACCTGTTCCTTCCCGCCTGGTACGGCGTCATCACCGAAGGGTGGACAACCAACCCCCTCGCCGATCAACAGGCTGCCGGCGGCGTCGCATGGAGTGTCGGTGAAATCCCCACCCTCGTGTTGGCGATCACCATGGTCACGTTGTGGTCGCGTTCCGACGCCCGCGAAACCAAACGCCTGGATCGGAACGCTGATCGAACCGGCGACAAAGATCTGAGCGAATACAACGCCATGCTGGAATCCCTCCAACACCGCAAACCAACGCGATGA
- the lnt gene encoding apolipoprotein N-acyltransferase encodes MDAGFPDLNMWPLTLVGVGVLLAALQGQSVRGGALIGFTAGISFYLTHIAWVGQYLGPVPWLALTVTESLFWALFGGLAAATYRHVPRAWPGRWARLVLVPTVIAGLWVGREEVAGSWPYGGFSWGRVAMSQSEGPFAEIVSWTGMAGLSFLLVLLVAGAVSAIRERERVAPVATVLLAASTILLIVPVFPVQATGSFRIAAVQGNGPAGYFSERSSGDLLKAQLDASSGLEAEDLDAIVWPENASEFDPFSTATEKNKVAMIAKRLGAPLTLGTITQRDGRYFNSTVAVDPDQGIVDVYDKMHPVPFGEYVPDRGFWEKLAPDLIGMIQREYVPGQRDGILNLGPIAAGSAICFDITDDRVMRELIADGAELILAQSNNADFGRTDESVQQLAIARLRAIEYGRTVVNISTVGTSAIISPTGATIAELKPFTAGTMIETVQTANGITPAAQIGRGLAVALSIAPLLILVTARATTVRRFSRS; translated from the coding sequence ATGGACGCAGGCTTCCCAGACCTGAATATGTGGCCTCTCACACTCGTGGGGGTCGGAGTGTTGCTAGCGGCATTGCAGGGGCAGAGCGTCAGAGGGGGCGCCCTTATCGGCTTTACTGCCGGCATCTCGTTCTACCTGACCCATATCGCATGGGTGGGGCAATACTTGGGGCCTGTGCCTTGGCTGGCGCTGACGGTGACCGAGTCGCTGTTCTGGGCACTCTTTGGCGGTCTGGCTGCGGCGACGTACCGGCACGTGCCTCGTGCCTGGCCAGGGCGATGGGCGAGACTGGTCCTGGTGCCGACCGTTATTGCGGGCCTCTGGGTGGGTCGGGAAGAAGTCGCGGGGTCATGGCCGTACGGCGGATTCTCGTGGGGTCGGGTCGCCATGTCGCAGTCCGAGGGACCGTTCGCAGAGATCGTGTCGTGGACCGGAATGGCAGGCTTGTCGTTCCTGCTGGTGTTGCTCGTCGCCGGCGCCGTGTCGGCTATTCGTGAACGGGAGCGAGTCGCGCCCGTCGCCACTGTCCTGTTGGCCGCGTCGACGATTCTCCTCATTGTCCCGGTGTTCCCTGTCCAGGCCACAGGGTCGTTCCGGATTGCCGCAGTTCAAGGGAATGGGCCCGCCGGATACTTTTCAGAACGCAGCTCAGGTGACCTCCTGAAGGCACAACTGGACGCCAGTTCTGGCCTGGAGGCGGAAGACCTGGATGCGATCGTGTGGCCCGAGAATGCGAGCGAATTCGATCCGTTCTCGACGGCGACAGAAAAGAACAAGGTGGCGATGATCGCGAAGCGCCTGGGGGCCCCGCTCACCCTCGGAACGATCACTCAGCGAGACGGACGCTACTTCAACTCCACCGTGGCCGTCGATCCCGACCAGGGAATCGTCGACGTCTACGACAAAATGCATCCCGTACCGTTCGGCGAATATGTTCCCGACCGAGGCTTCTGGGAAAAACTGGCGCCAGATCTCATCGGCATGATCCAACGCGAGTATGTCCCCGGACAACGCGACGGAATCCTCAATTTAGGTCCCATTGCCGCGGGATCGGCGATCTGTTTTGACATCACTGACGATCGGGTGATGCGCGAGCTGATCGCAGACGGGGCAGAACTGATCCTGGCTCAATCCAACAATGCCGATTTCGGCCGCACCGACGAAAGCGTGCAGCAGCTGGCCATTGCACGGCTACGCGCCATCGAATACGGGCGCACCGTCGTGAACATTTCCACGGTCGGAACAAGCGCCATCATCAGTCCCACAGGCGCGACGATCGCCGAACTGAAACCGTTCACCGCCGGCACGATGATCGAGACCGTCCAAACCGCCAACGGCATCACTCCTGCCGCTCAGATCGGACGCGGGCTCGCCGTGGCCCTCAGCATCGCGCCTCTGCTCATTCTTGTGACCGCCCGAGCGACGACGGTTAGGCGGTTTTCTCGGTCATAA
- a CDS encoding helix-turn-helix transcriptional regulator, with translation METLTAVDALARFGHALSDPLRSRILVELSAGPAYPAELSDLLDVTRQRMSNHLACLRGCGLVVVVPEGRRVRYELADSKLAHALTDLLGVVLVTDPEHVMTEKTA, from the coding sequence ATGGAGACTCTCACCGCCGTCGATGCGTTGGCCCGCTTCGGCCATGCCCTCTCTGATCCGCTGCGATCGCGCATTCTGGTGGAGCTCTCTGCAGGCCCGGCATACCCGGCGGAACTGTCAGATCTCCTGGACGTTACCCGCCAACGGATGTCGAACCATCTTGCTTGCCTGCGCGGATGTGGTCTCGTCGTCGTTGTTCCTGAGGGGCGTCGGGTCCGCTACGAGCTCGCCGATTCCAAACTGGCACACGCACTCACTGATCTGCTCGGAGTTGTTCTCGTCACGGATCCCGAGCACGTTATGACCGAGAAAACCGCCTAA
- a CDS encoding cation diffusion facilitator family transporter, with protein sequence MGNDHSHAPAGAVHTRRIAIALVITATIFGAEVFGAIITGSLALLIDAAHMLTDVFGLTMALVAARLMSRPTSAKRTWGFARAEVLAALGQATVLLAVGLFVFVEGIQRLFAPPEIASGELIIFGIIGLVANVASIAVLAGGRSANFNLRAAFLEVVNDALGSVAVIISAVVISLTGFYRADSIVAMLIGALIIPRTLKLLKETISVLLETTPAGLDLDDVRAHILGLLQVIAVHDLHASQVATNLPVISAHVVVDEKCFRDGTAPAVLDDLQKCVATHFPVSIEHSTFQLEPASHAEHEDAVHT encoded by the coding sequence ATGGGAAACGATCATTCGCACGCACCGGCCGGGGCCGTGCACACACGCCGCATCGCCATCGCCCTCGTCATCACCGCGACGATCTTTGGTGCCGAGGTCTTCGGCGCGATCATCACCGGAAGTCTTGCGCTGCTCATCGACGCAGCACATATGTTGACCGATGTGTTCGGGCTCACCATGGCCTTGGTCGCGGCGCGTCTGATGAGTCGGCCGACTTCAGCGAAGCGAACGTGGGGTTTTGCGCGGGCGGAGGTTCTCGCTGCCCTGGGCCAGGCAACGGTGTTGCTGGCCGTCGGATTGTTTGTGTTCGTTGAGGGTATCCAGCGGTTGTTTGCTCCACCCGAGATCGCGTCGGGCGAGCTGATCATCTTCGGCATCATCGGCCTGGTCGCGAATGTCGCATCGATCGCTGTTCTCGCAGGAGGGCGGTCGGCGAACTTCAACCTTCGTGCTGCGTTCCTCGAGGTCGTCAACGACGCTCTGGGATCGGTTGCGGTCATCATCAGCGCCGTTGTCATCAGTCTCACCGGGTTCTATCGAGCCGACTCGATCGTGGCAATGCTGATCGGTGCCCTGATCATTCCGCGCACGCTGAAACTGCTCAAAGAAACAATCAGTGTCCTGCTGGAGACAACCCCGGCGGGTCTCGACCTCGATGATGTTCGGGCACACATTCTGGGCCTTCTGCAAGTAATCGCGGTGCATGATCTTCATGCCAGCCAGGTCGCGACGAACCTTCCCGTGATCAGCGCCCACGTTGTCGTTGACGAGAAGTGTTTCCGCGACGGAACAGCGCCGGCCGTTCTGGACGATCTGCAGAAATGTGTAGCGACGCACTTCCCTGTCTCGATCGAGCACTCGACCTTCCAGCTGGAACCGGCCAGCCATGCCGAGCACGAGGATGCCGTCCACACCTGA